The following proteins are co-located in the Marispirochaeta aestuarii genome:
- a CDS encoding polysaccharide deacetylase family protein has product MKYRYSFILLILSVLTAPLSGQVRFSDLRLSSDDILLFKANAASPSFGSYSTLFQADLSSGNMGQLTFFPEQTALINGGEKLQIQNRFGVFRSDDSLNTMRPLSTFNAFVNGTEIQTGKINTLSASPDGRYLLYLSATSHGYADLMLYHVGQEKEFLISPAVEMVLDSPNASWAPNSRFFVYQKGGYLYYFSMDQLMGDRVIDESFRALGKGGLSSIRWAGQSDLYYVTGNLVYQVLSPEFFTRSIYTGLFEVGHIAGKIPFEFDPVFDAFWISPDGSRILLNKGGQNIFLYPLSPDDYISTGDATTLPYLYLPRNSMVRKVLWSSGDIVTLLTDGLVKGSDQSQLFRLNLPAGETRFSRVDIDGVENLVLSPRGEMCSLILADRVEIRNYYSFNIIQSVSYNRPLHVLWRSDSQLIIAGAYETRLYDLEERSSSLISLSQHDAAGFSPEGAIRVLSHDGSSLDRVGDTWISAGDDELVPVNVATDNYRVYVEDRTGGAYRNTVMVRDLRGLVTETLFRYPEKRYDVFPNREDPVDFTNFTHGSRIRRREVSLVFNAIDSIEGLTRVLHTLKDYGIRGTFFVNGEFMRRHPDAVREISASGHEVGSLFYAYFDMTDSRFDVDKEFIKRGLARNEDDYFKITGDELSLLWHAPYYFINSDIIEASREMNYTYVGRDVDPLDWITPCSSGRLAELYAPAADILERILRQKKPGSIIPVRIGKTHPEREDYLFNSLDILIDELISLGYTLVPVSELMEHAR; this is encoded by the coding sequence ATGAAGTACAGGTATTCCTTTATTCTGCTTATCCTGTCGGTCCTCACGGCACCCTTGTCAGGACAAGTACGTTTCTCGGATCTCCGGCTCTCCTCAGATGACATTCTGCTGTTCAAGGCAAATGCCGCTTCTCCGAGTTTCGGCAGTTATTCCACCCTTTTTCAGGCCGATCTTTCCTCCGGGAACATGGGACAACTCACCTTTTTTCCGGAACAGACAGCCCTGATAAACGGAGGAGAGAAACTGCAGATCCAAAACCGTTTCGGGGTGTTCCGCAGCGACGACTCCCTGAATACTATGCGTCCCCTCAGTACCTTCAACGCCTTTGTAAATGGTACGGAAATACAGACGGGCAAGATCAATACCCTCAGTGCTTCCCCGGACGGCCGTTATCTTCTCTATCTTTCTGCGACAAGCCATGGGTATGCGGATCTGATGCTGTATCATGTGGGCCAGGAAAAGGAGTTCCTGATCTCTCCGGCGGTGGAGATGGTCCTGGACAGTCCCAACGCCTCCTGGGCCCCGAATTCCCGTTTTTTTGTGTATCAGAAGGGGGGATATCTCTATTATTTTTCCATGGACCAGCTGATGGGAGACCGGGTTATAGATGAGAGCTTTCGGGCCCTGGGAAAGGGAGGCCTGTCCAGTATCCGCTGGGCCGGGCAGAGCGATCTGTACTATGTTACGGGAAACCTTGTATATCAGGTTTTGAGCCCCGAATTCTTTACCCGTTCCATTTATACCGGTCTTTTTGAAGTCGGCCACATTGCCGGAAAAATTCCCTTTGAGTTTGACCCGGTCTTCGACGCTTTCTGGATATCTCCCGATGGTTCCAGGATTCTTCTGAACAAGGGGGGACAGAATATCTTCCTGTATCCCCTCTCCCCCGATGACTATATCAGTACAGGGGATGCCACTACCCTGCCGTATCTTTATCTGCCCCGGAACTCCATGGTCAGGAAGGTTCTCTGGTCCTCCGGCGATATCGTCACCCTGCTAACCGATGGCCTGGTAAAAGGCAGTGATCAGTCACAGCTGTTCCGGCTCAATCTCCCGGCGGGTGAGACCCGCTTCAGCCGGGTCGATATCGATGGAGTGGAGAACCTGGTTCTTTCTCCAAGAGGGGAGATGTGTTCCCTGATTCTTGCGGACCGGGTTGAAATCCGGAACTACTACTCCTTCAACATAATCCAGTCGGTAAGCTATAATCGCCCCCTCCATGTTCTGTGGCGCAGCGACTCCCAGCTGATTATAGCCGGTGCATATGAAACCAGACTGTACGATCTCGAGGAAAGAAGTTCCTCTCTCATTTCCCTCTCCCAGCATGATGCCGCCGGTTTTTCTCCCGAGGGCGCCATTCGCGTTCTTAGCCATGACGGCAGCTCCCTGGACCGGGTTGGCGATACCTGGATAAGCGCCGGTGATGACGAACTGGTCCCGGTCAATGTGGCGACGGACAACTACCGTGTTTATGTGGAAGACAGAACAGGCGGGGCTTATCGTAACACTGTAATGGTGCGGGATCTGCGGGGTCTGGTTACGGAAACCCTCTTCCGGTATCCTGAAAAGCGCTACGATGTCTTCCCGAACAGGGAGGACCCGGTCGATTTCACCAACTTTACCCATGGGTCCCGGATCCGGCGCCGTGAGGTCTCTCTTGTCTTCAATGCCATAGACTCTATTGAAGGGCTTACCCGGGTTCTGCATACCCTTAAGGACTATGGTATCCGGGGAACCTTTTTTGTTAACGGGGAGTTCATGCGCCGGCATCCCGACGCGGTACGCGAAATTTCCGCCTCCGGTCACGAAGTGGGGTCTCTGTTTTATGCCTACTTCGATATGACTGACAGCCGTTTTGACGTGGACAAGGAGTTCATCAAGCGAGGACTCGCCCGCAATGAGGACGATTACTTTAAAATAACCGGGGATGAGCTCTCCCTTTTGTGGCATGCTCCATATTATTTTATAAACAGCGATATAATTGAAGCCTCCAGGGAGATGAACTATACTTATGTGGGCAGGGATGTCGATCCTCTGGACTGGATTACCCCCTGCAGCTCCGGGCGCCTTGCAGAACTCTACGCTCCTGCGGCGGATATCCTGGAGAGAATCCTGCGGCAGAAGAAGCCGGGATCAATAATTCCGGTGAGGATTGGCAAAACTCATCCGGAGAGGGAGGATTATCTCTTTAATTCCCTTGATATCTTGATTGACGAACTGATATCCTTGGGGTATACACTGGTTCCGGTCAGCGAATTGATGGAACATGCCAGGTAG
- a CDS encoding PhoH family protein, giving the protein MARDEMKTFVLDTNVFIHKPDCILSFRDNEVVVPLWVLEELDKLKTFSDEKGRNARQAIRFLDEVGKHGDLNKGAKVGDGILLRVSFAQASKIPADLSREKVDNKILLTAMSLKSEGKKVFFVSKDINARVKATALGLKAVDYERQKVNIMELYPGWRELETSVEILDQLQRGEAVSLEQKLFTNEFVLAGHPKTETRVLGRYRDGMVQAILGEMEAVSGVVPLNEKQRMALELLQDPEIRLVSLVGKAGTGKTLLAIAAGLSQVLEQNAYKRVLVSRPVIPMGKDIGYLPGAKNEKLSHWMQPLFDNLEYILSVYKKQNIKSVDSLLNNNLLELEALTYIRGRSLPDQYIIIDEAQNLSPHEIKTIVSRAGEGTKVVLTGDPYQIDSPYLDSSSNGLTYLVETLKGQALFGHVTLDKSERSALAELAAELL; this is encoded by the coding sequence ATGGCCAGGGACGAAATGAAGACCTTTGTACTTGATACCAACGTGTTCATCCATAAACCGGACTGCATTCTCTCGTTTCGCGATAACGAAGTGGTTGTTCCCCTCTGGGTCCTGGAAGAGCTGGACAAGCTGAAAACCTTCAGTGATGAAAAAGGGCGCAACGCCCGTCAGGCCATCCGCTTTCTGGATGAGGTGGGAAAGCACGGAGATCTGAACAAGGGAGCCAAAGTCGGGGACGGGATACTGCTGAGGGTCTCCTTTGCCCAGGCGAGTAAAATCCCCGCCGACCTGAGCCGGGAAAAGGTGGACAATAAAATCCTTCTCACCGCAATGTCCCTGAAGAGTGAAGGGAAAAAGGTCTTTTTCGTTTCCAAGGACATAAACGCCAGGGTAAAGGCTACTGCCCTGGGGCTCAAGGCCGTGGATTATGAGCGCCAGAAGGTCAATATCATGGAACTCTACCCGGGATGGCGGGAGCTCGAGACCTCCGTGGAGATTCTCGACCAGCTGCAGCGGGGTGAAGCCGTTTCCCTGGAACAGAAACTCTTTACCAACGAGTTTGTTCTGGCGGGGCATCCCAAAACGGAGACCCGGGTTCTCGGCCGGTATCGGGACGGCATGGTACAGGCTATTCTTGGTGAGATGGAAGCCGTCAGCGGTGTAGTTCCGCTGAACGAGAAGCAGCGGATGGCCCTTGAACTGCTGCAGGACCCGGAAATCCGTCTCGTAAGTCTGGTCGGCAAGGCGGGAACGGGTAAAACCCTGCTTGCCATCGCCGCCGGGCTTTCTCAGGTGCTGGAGCAGAATGCCTATAAACGGGTCCTGGTAAGCCGGCCGGTGATACCCATGGGAAAAGACATCGGGTACCTGCCGGGGGCCAAAAACGAGAAGCTGTCCCACTGGATGCAGCCGCTTTTCGATAACCTGGAGTATATTCTTTCGGTTTATAAAAAACAGAACATCAAAAGCGTGGATTCTCTTCTCAATAACAACCTGCTGGAACTGGAGGCCCTTACCTATATCCGCGGAAGGTCTCTGCCGGATCAGTATATCATCATCGACGAGGCCCAGAACCTCTCGCCCCATGAGATCAAGACCATCGTCAGCCGGGCCGGGGAGGGGACCAAGGTGGTGTTGACGGGGGATCCTTACCAGATTGACAGTCCCTACCTGGATTCAAGCTCCAACGGACTGACCTACCTGGTGGAGACCCTGAAGGGGCAGGCACTCTTTGGCCATGTAACCCTGGATAAATCGGAGCGCAGCGCCCTGGCGGAACTGGCGGCGGAACTGCTGTAA
- a CDS encoding DUF4349 domain-containing protein: MTVRTRLWGILFVLCGILSTVSFAESEDTASVSYHVEARLVVYDSDAAGDRIVEWFESSGGYFTARHGEYVEGRLPFGLLEGIQERLKGFGEELQEYTLIASDLSEELQRTEASLSSREEVLSRNLELLGGADFSGTLAIEREIRDLISEIESLRARISQLKNNIRFAAVRLNLRSQGHFPDNGKFSSFTWINSLDFYSFMEDEPQKRRFTWLPRFAPVNEGPEGFSVYRDSRLFRAVSPDGVRIRVREVRPEPSMDLSFWQSAVTKYLVESGYEQRGDGIRLGNSGKRGFMLRWLLPYGQEEYVYALAIIPDGKDLCLVEIAGKLEAFDMHYTAIEEWVRTAAQGL; encoded by the coding sequence GTGACGGTAAGAACACGACTGTGGGGCATCCTTTTCGTTCTGTGCGGTATCCTGTCCACTGTATCCTTCGCCGAGAGTGAGGACACGGCTTCCGTTTCATACCATGTGGAAGCACGTCTGGTGGTCTATGATTCTGATGCTGCGGGGGACCGTATCGTGGAATGGTTTGAGTCCTCCGGCGGATACTTTACCGCCCGTCACGGAGAATACGTGGAGGGGCGTCTGCCCTTCGGCCTGCTTGAGGGAATACAGGAGAGGCTCAAAGGATTCGGTGAAGAGCTTCAGGAATATACGCTGATCGCCTCCGACCTCAGCGAAGAACTGCAGAGGACTGAAGCTTCCCTTTCATCCCGGGAGGAGGTTCTGTCCCGGAATCTTGAGCTTCTTGGCGGAGCTGATTTTTCCGGTACCCTGGCCATAGAGCGGGAGATTCGCGATCTGATCAGTGAAATCGAAAGTCTGCGAGCAAGAATTTCCCAGCTGAAGAACAACATCCGCTTTGCCGCTGTCCGTCTGAATCTGCGGAGTCAGGGGCATTTTCCTGACAACGGAAAGTTTTCCAGTTTTACCTGGATAAACAGCCTCGATTTTTACAGCTTTATGGAGGACGAGCCGCAGAAACGGCGATTTACCTGGCTGCCCCGTTTTGCCCCGGTTAATGAGGGACCCGAAGGTTTTTCCGTCTACCGGGATTCCCGGCTTTTTCGTGCGGTATCCCCCGACGGGGTCCGGATACGGGTAAGGGAGGTGAGGCCCGAACCCTCCATGGATCTCAGCTTCTGGCAGTCGGCAGTCACAAAGTATCTGGTGGAATCGGGCTATGAGCAGCGGGGAGACGGCATACGGCTTGGGAACAGCGGAAAGCGGGGTTTTATGCTGCGCTGGCTGCTTCCCTACGGGCAGGAGGAGTATGTCTACGCTCTGGCGATCATTCCTGACGGAAAGGATCTGTGTCTCGTTGAAATCGCCGGTAAACTTGAGGCCTTCGATATGCATTATACGGCGATTGAAGAGTGGGTGCGTACGGCAGCTCAGGGGCTGTAA
- a CDS encoding DUF4349 domain-containing protein, protein MIKANPLNMRIFLSACFILSVLLFASCVASPPQDTFQAEFEAPLMEKAAGRSAPMPEAASDSMAVSFSNAAQAPEPTPASRQRIYSASVELEVTRTDEALKRIESMAKELDGRIDGIYPDSIIVRVPAAGFLGFLRDLESVGKVLDKRIDAFDVTDRLADTETRLRLATEARERLYLLLERAEDTEERLKILREIRRLTETIEAQEAQLMTLRSRIAFSRVSIALKSRTASQGEARERIPFSWMRELDPFAVTLPRLAKRLPLDLGADFAVFKDPPQGEAFYAEGAGGSIVRLGSIPNEPDGDAMFWQKSMLYYLTPLFAELVPMELAGNEPIYGVSCRIPGSPGFRYEVYAVPRKGELYIAEGVFPESDSPSLMESFHAALMEVLP, encoded by the coding sequence ATGATAAAAGCGAATCCCCTGAACATGCGGATATTCCTGTCCGCATGTTTTATCCTTTCTGTGCTGCTGTTTGCTTCCTGCGTGGCTTCACCCCCTCAGGATACGTTCCAGGCGGAGTTTGAAGCCCCCCTCATGGAAAAGGCCGCAGGCCGAAGCGCCCCGATGCCTGAAGCCGCCTCTGACTCTATGGCGGTCTCCTTTTCCAATGCCGCACAAGCCCCTGAACCCACACCAGCCTCACGTCAGAGAATATACTCTGCTTCCGTCGAGCTGGAGGTTACCAGAACTGATGAGGCTTTAAAGAGAATTGAGTCCATGGCAAAGGAGCTTGATGGTCGGATCGACGGTATCTACCCGGACAGTATCATCGTCAGGGTCCCGGCGGCGGGATTTCTCGGATTCCTCCGGGATCTGGAATCCGTGGGCAAGGTTCTGGACAAACGAATCGATGCCTTCGACGTAACCGATCGCCTCGCTGATACGGAGACCCGGCTTCGTCTGGCCACAGAGGCCAGGGAGAGACTGTATCTGCTTCTGGAAAGGGCGGAAGATACGGAGGAGCGTCTTAAGATTCTCCGGGAAATCAGGCGTCTGACCGAAACCATCGAAGCCCAGGAGGCACAGCTGATGACTCTCCGGTCCAGAATTGCCTTCTCCAGGGTCAGTATTGCCCTGAAATCCCGTACCGCCTCTCAGGGGGAGGCCCGGGAACGGATTCCTTTTTCCTGGATGAGGGAGCTGGATCCCTTTGCTGTCACCCTGCCGCGGCTGGCCAAAAGGCTTCCCCTCGATCTGGGGGCCGATTTCGCGGTCTTTAAGGATCCGCCTCAGGGGGAGGCCTTCTATGCCGAGGGCGCCGGGGGCTCCATCGTTCGACTCGGGAGCATCCCGAATGAACCCGACGGGGATGCCATGTTCTGGCAGAAGAGCATGCTCTACTACCTGACACCCCTGTTTGCGGAGCTTGTCCCCATGGAACTGGCCGGAAATGAGCCGATCTACGGCGTAAGCTGCCGTATCCCCGGCAGTCCGGGGTTCCGGTACGAGGTTTACGCGGTTCCCCGTAAAGGTGAGCTCTATATTGCGGAAGGGGTTTTTCCTGAAAGCGACTCTCCTTCCCTGATGGAAAGCTTCCATGCCGCGCTTATGGAGGTGCTGCCGTGA
- the rlmKL gene encoding bifunctional 23S rRNA (guanine(2069)-N(7))-methyltransferase RlmK/23S rRNA (guanine(2445)-N(2))-methyltransferase RlmL → MLSVRAIPLPHCEDLLSAEISRMGITVTASGPRGVEFSAAFEPVYRLLMENRSATRIIIPVSSFTIDTADELYGQIRNIPWEDHISLDSSFRIDGNVKSSLFRHTNFPVLKIKDAIVDRLREIFGSRPDVDTDKPGTILAVRIHHQEVDISVDIGGGSLHRRGYRGKGIPAPLRENLAAAVLYRAGWPETAASGGGFYDPFCGSGTLCIEAAMMAGGIVPGPLRPDQGGLGWRQHDRELLERLRKEYLLSNREACNRLAKSPVSIEGSDIDPAAVSIARKSVLRAGLEGIVHIHECPVHKASPRRGTVPGLIATNPPYGERLETSTQAEIIYTDLGLSARRAFPGWRISFLSPDKELGLATGIQAEKVHKLANGPIPVQLVHAKIEEYSPSQGTQMFMNRLRKNRKALKRYIADGPVSCYRLYDKDMPEYAFAVDIYEEKWCHLQEYAAPAQIEDRAVRRRRREAVEGLIQYLDIGSEGIFLKERRKLGVSDRYGRQNPSDTGSGRLICREGDLRFFVNFSEYLDTGLFLDSRELRRIIRDLSKGKRFLNLFAYTCSATVAAAAGGAESSLSVDASSRYLQWGQDNLRLNRMDTGKHRIRQADSIDFLRSAARGKERFDLAYIDPPTYSNSKDRRRDFDVQRDHRELIDLTSKIMRPGGTIIFCTNFSRFEPDAELFDRYKVEELSSKSIPPDFSRRSRIHRSFRIDISA, encoded by the coding sequence ATGCTTTCTGTCCGTGCAATCCCCCTGCCCCATTGCGAAGATCTCCTTTCTGCAGAGATCAGCCGGATGGGAATCACCGTTACCGCTTCCGGACCCCGGGGTGTGGAGTTCTCCGCGGCATTCGAACCAGTCTACCGACTCCTAATGGAGAATCGTAGCGCAACTCGCATTATAATTCCAGTTTCGTCCTTTACTATAGATACTGCCGATGAGCTCTACGGGCAAATTCGGAATATCCCCTGGGAGGATCATATCTCCCTGGATTCAAGCTTCCGCATTGACGGAAACGTAAAAAGCAGCCTTTTCCGGCATACAAATTTTCCGGTTCTGAAGATCAAGGACGCCATAGTCGACCGCCTGAGAGAAATCTTCGGGAGCCGCCCGGACGTGGATACCGACAAACCCGGCACCATCCTGGCTGTCCGTATCCATCATCAGGAGGTGGATATATCCGTTGACATCGGCGGCGGGAGCCTTCATCGACGGGGTTACCGCGGGAAAGGAATCCCCGCCCCCTTACGGGAGAACCTGGCAGCGGCCGTTCTCTACCGGGCGGGCTGGCCTGAAACAGCGGCATCGGGAGGCGGATTCTACGATCCCTTCTGCGGAAGCGGCACCCTCTGCATAGAAGCGGCCATGATGGCGGGGGGAATCGTTCCCGGTCCCCTGCGTCCCGATCAGGGAGGACTGGGCTGGCGTCAGCACGACCGGGAGCTTCTGGAAAGACTCCGAAAAGAATACCTTCTGTCAAACAGGGAGGCCTGCAACAGGCTGGCAAAGTCCCCTGTCTCCATTGAAGGCAGCGACATAGACCCGGCAGCCGTCAGCATCGCCCGAAAAAGCGTCCTGCGTGCCGGGCTCGAGGGAATCGTGCATATTCACGAATGTCCGGTTCACAAAGCCTCTCCCCGACGGGGAACCGTGCCGGGACTGATCGCGACCAATCCCCCCTACGGCGAACGACTGGAGACGAGTACCCAGGCGGAGATCATCTATACGGATCTGGGACTCAGCGCCCGCCGCGCTTTTCCGGGCTGGAGGATATCCTTCCTCTCTCCGGACAAGGAGCTGGGCCTCGCCACAGGCATACAGGCTGAAAAGGTGCACAAGCTTGCCAACGGACCGATCCCGGTACAGCTTGTCCACGCGAAAATTGAAGAGTACAGCCCCTCCCAGGGCACACAGATGTTCATGAACCGGCTCAGGAAGAACCGTAAGGCCCTGAAACGCTATATAGCTGATGGCCCGGTCAGCTGCTACCGCCTCTACGACAAGGACATGCCGGAATACGCCTTTGCCGTGGATATCTATGAAGAAAAGTGGTGCCATCTGCAGGAATACGCCGCCCCGGCCCAGATTGAAGACCGGGCAGTCCGACGCCGTCGCAGGGAGGCAGTTGAAGGGCTTATACAGTATCTGGACATCGGTTCGGAGGGGATATTCCTGAAGGAACGTCGGAAACTCGGCGTCAGCGATCGTTACGGACGGCAGAATCCCTCGGACACTGGGAGCGGACGCCTGATCTGCCGTGAAGGGGATCTTCGTTTCTTCGTCAATTTTTCCGAATACCTGGATACCGGTCTCTTTCTCGACAGCCGGGAGCTGCGACGGATTATCCGCGACCTTTCGAAGGGGAAACGTTTTTTGAACCTATTCGCCTACACCTGCAGCGCCACTGTAGCAGCCGCCGCGGGAGGGGCTGAATCCAGCCTGAGCGTGGATGCCTCTTCCCGTTACCTCCAATGGGGACAGGACAACCTTCGTCTCAACCGCATGGATACGGGAAAACACCGCATACGGCAGGCGGACAGCATCGATTTCCTCCGTTCCGCCGCCAGAGGGAAAGAACGCTTCGATCTGGCCTATATCGATCCTCCCACCTACTCGAATTCCAAGGACCGGCGGCGGGACTTTGATGTGCAGAGAGATCACAGGGAACTCATTGATCTGACGTCGAAAATCATGCGCCCCGGGGGAACGATTATCTTCTGTACCAACTTCAGCCGCTTTGAACCGGATGCGGAACTTTTTGACCGGTATAAGGTGGAAGAACTCAGCTCAAAAAGCATACCCCCGGATTTTTCCCGGCGCAGCAGGATTCATCGGTCCTTCCGAATCGACATTTCTGCATAA
- a CDS encoding NYN domain-containing protein, whose product MKENNLEKLAVLIDADNAQASIIDGLLAEIAKYGTASVKRIYGDWTSQKLRSWKETLLDYSIQPIQQFSYTTGKNATDSAMIIDAMDLLYTGDIDGFCIVSSDSDYTKLCARLREAGKTVYGFGEKKTPKPFVAAVDKFIYTEILREYSEEEEDDEETSNKRRMTINELRQDSKLVHILRTAVEASADDSGWAYLGNIGQNIAKKTPDFDPRNYGFKKLSDLITATNLFEIEEKVQNNAPGKQIYFRRAPRKKRK is encoded by the coding sequence ATGAAAGAGAACAACTTGGAAAAGCTCGCGGTGCTTATCGATGCCGACAATGCTCAGGCTTCGATTATCGACGGGCTCCTGGCGGAGATTGCCAAATACGGGACCGCCAGCGTAAAAAGGATATACGGCGACTGGACAAGCCAGAAACTGCGAAGCTGGAAGGAGACCCTTCTGGATTATTCCATTCAACCTATACAGCAGTTTAGCTACACCACCGGCAAAAACGCTACGGATTCGGCCATGATCATCGACGCCATGGATCTGCTGTACACCGGAGACATTGACGGTTTCTGTATAGTCTCCTCGGATTCGGACTATACCAAGCTCTGCGCCCGATTACGGGAAGCAGGTAAAACGGTATACGGCTTTGGAGAAAAGAAGACTCCCAAGCCTTTCGTTGCCGCGGTCGACAAATTTATCTACACAGAGATACTCCGGGAATACTCCGAGGAGGAAGAGGATGACGAGGAGACCAGCAACAAGCGGCGGATGACCATAAACGAACTGCGCCAGGACTCCAAACTTGTCCATATTCTGCGAACGGCAGTGGAAGCCTCGGCCGACGATTCCGGATGGGCCTACCTGGGGAACATCGGCCAGAACATAGCCAAGAAAACCCCGGACTTTGACCCCAGAAACTACGGTTTCAAGAAACTGAGTGATCTTATAACAGCCACCAATCTTTTTGAAATAGAAGAGAAGGTTCAGAACAACGCCCCGGGTAAACAGATTTACTTCAGAAGGGCTCCGCGGAAAAAGCGTAAATAG
- a CDS encoding glycosyltransferase translates to MKIVFATDTYWPRCNGATVSIDAFKREFEKMGHEVHIIAPEYPNMKNTSDPGIHRFKSFQFIFSPEDRLVWKTERWKIFRLLKSIQPDIIHCQTEFDLSMMVLKYGHKRNIPVVFTCHTYWEEYINLYLPFPDKIGRQVARSMQRTALKSVDRVITPTEPMKQVLLSYGIKKQIDVLPTGVPEEEFGNVDREETRKNSFLFADYPFLKDHPILLYVGRVTREKNMDFILDHFRIIQETHPETRLVITGGGPYLADLKKRAVRENLSDRIAFTGYVPRDRVKELYALANVFVFASKTETQGLVTIEAMMSGTPVVAIGEMGTRIVMNGDNGGFMVPEDLQLFSARVRELLDDPDLWKRKSLEAREYSRNWSSRSMAETLNAIYLELIEKKREEQARTP, encoded by the coding sequence ATGAAAATCGTCTTTGCTACCGACACCTATTGGCCACGATGCAACGGGGCGACCGTCTCCATAGACGCATTTAAACGGGAATTCGAAAAGATGGGCCATGAAGTTCACATCATCGCCCCGGAATATCCAAACATGAAAAACACCTCCGATCCAGGCATTCATCGGTTCAAATCCTTCCAGTTTATCTTCAGCCCGGAGGACCGTCTGGTCTGGAAAACTGAGCGATGGAAGATTTTCCGGCTCCTTAAAAGTATTCAGCCCGATATCATTCATTGCCAGACCGAGTTTGACCTTTCCATGATGGTCCTGAAATACGGACATAAACGGAATATTCCGGTGGTCTTTACCTGTCATACCTACTGGGAAGAGTATATCAACCTCTACCTCCCTTTCCCCGACAAGATCGGGCGCCAGGTGGCCCGGAGCATGCAGCGCACAGCCCTGAAGTCCGTGGACCGGGTTATAACCCCTACCGAACCGATGAAGCAGGTACTGCTCTCCTACGGGATAAAAAAGCAGATTGACGTGCTTCCCACGGGAGTTCCGGAAGAGGAGTTCGGGAATGTGGACCGGGAAGAGACCAGAAAAAACTCCTTTCTTTTTGCGGATTATCCCTTTTTGAAGGACCATCCGATTCTGCTGTACGTAGGGAGGGTCACCAGGGAAAAGAATATGGATTTTATTCTGGATCATTTCAGGATAATCCAGGAAACCCATCCCGAAACACGCCTCGTGATTACCGGAGGAGGCCCATATCTGGCGGATCTGAAGAAGCGGGCGGTCAGAGAAAACCTGAGCGACAGGATAGCCTTTACCGGCTATGTGCCAAGGGACCGGGTAAAAGAACTCTACGCTCTGGCAAATGTTTTCGTTTTTGCTTCGAAAACGGAGACCCAGGGTCTGGTAACAATAGAAGCCATGATGAGCGGAACACCTGTGGTGGCCATCGGAGAAATGGGAACCAGGATTGTGATGAACGGCGACAACGGCGGTTTTATGGTGCCCGAGGATCTCCAGCTCTTTTCCGCCAGGGTTCGGGAGCTGCTGGACGATCCGGATTTATGGAAGCGAAAATCCCTGGAAGCCAGGGAGTATTCCAGAAACTGGAGCAGCCGCAGCATGGCAGAAACCCTGAACGCAATTTATCTTGAGCTGATCGAAAAGAAACGTGAAGAGCAGGCTCGAACACCTTGA
- the epsC gene encoding serine O-acetyltransferase EpsC has protein sequence MDKLRKWLDTSLPDVVSQIEKSINSEYHLEDDDSLSITARDEIYRILDTLHSVLFPGRYGVRCPATGEDLHFFLHTSLLEAAALLKQHLNRIFSRETKDEDQREERVTRVISTLFQDLPSIRGQLIDDIRSAYDGDPAAASFDEIVLSYPFIEAIATHRVAHCLYRQKVPIIPRIMSERAHSKTGIDIHPGARIEPGFFIDHGTGVVIGETCTIGRNVKIYQGVTLGALSPFDKDGTPKRGLKRHPDIEDDVIIYANATILGGKTVIGKGSVIGGNTWIVSSVAPGSVIYNKE, from the coding sequence ATGGACAAGCTTCGTAAATGGCTGGATACCTCCCTGCCTGATGTTGTCAGCCAGATCGAGAAGAGTATCAACTCGGAATACCATCTGGAAGACGACGATTCCCTGTCGATTACCGCCCGGGACGAGATATACCGAATTCTGGATACCCTTCATTCCGTACTTTTTCCAGGTCGCTATGGGGTCCGCTGTCCCGCCACCGGCGAAGACCTCCACTTTTTCCTGCACACCTCCCTTCTGGAGGCAGCTGCCCTCCTGAAGCAGCATCTGAACAGGATTTTCTCCAGGGAGACCAAGGACGAGGACCAGCGGGAAGAGCGGGTAACCCGGGTTATATCCACCCTCTTTCAGGATCTTCCGTCGATTCGGGGACAGCTTATCGACGACATCCGCTCCGCCTACGACGGAGACCCGGCGGCGGCTTCCTTTGATGAGATTGTCCTGAGTTACCCCTTTATCGAGGCCATAGCGACACACCGCGTGGCACACTGTCTCTACCGACAGAAGGTCCCGATTATTCCGAGAATCATGAGCGAACGGGCTCATTCAAAAACCGGGATAGATATTCATCCCGGAGCCCGGATCGAACCCGGGTTTTTTATCGACCACGGCACGGGTGTTGTAATCGGAGAAACCTGTACCATCGGCCGGAATGTAAAAATCTACCAGGGGGTTACCCTGGGGGCCCTTTCTCCCTTCGACAAGGACGGCACGCCTAAAAGAGGTCTGAAGCGTCATCCGGATATTGAGGACGACGTCATTATCTACGCCAACGCTACCATTCTGGGCGGTAAAACCGTCATCGGCAAGGGCTCGGTTATTGGGGGAAACACATGGATTGTAAGCTCCGTAGCTCCAGGTTCAGTTATCTACAATAAGGAATGA